The genomic DNA ATCGGGCATACTGCCAAATGGACTCGAGTGTCTGCGCAGAAAGGCGTTCATGCCAGTGTCATCTCTCAACGAGACGACTGCAACAAGCAATTGCTCCGAAGTGCAGCTCGAGCGACAATAGCTCGATGGCAGACCGTCATAACAGCCCGACAATGTGCGAAGGGGCCAAACTTTATGAGACAGTCGTGATTGAGTCAGTTGATGCAGGCAGTCAGAAACTGCATTTCTAACATGGACATGGGCGCAGCCTGATGGCAATGGCGAGATCAGATGCGCAGCCTCCCTTCATTCCAGCTGATGAGCAAAATCGAAGCAAATGATCAATGCGAGGACACAGTAATAAGATCTTTTGATGTCTGCCTGCATTAGCTGTACTCTGCATGACACAATTAGCACCAAGTATATGGCGATGGCAAAAATGCCCAGAAGTAAACAAAGCACCTGACGGCACCAGCCACCAAAATAGTGCAAGTAAGAGTTGAAATGACATCCTGGTCTCTCAAAAATACCAGCTTTGAATATGCAATAGATTCAATTCATCACCTCATCACAGCACTCCCTGTCGCAGACCGCATCTAGAGTCTAGAAATCACTCAAGCAACAGAAAACAGTACGTAACCGTTAGCAAATGGTTCTCAAAAGCCTGGAGGCTTGCAGATGCAACAGTGGTAGACACGATCCGCGCTAGACCGGTCGTGCAGAACGGCGGATTTCCTTGTCATTCGTTTGAAAGTGGCGCGGGGAAGTGTACAATGTCATCATAGTCTCCTCCCCGACAAACCCTAACCCTGTAGAAAATTAAGGAGGTTTCCATGCAGCTAAGAGGAGAGAGTTATTATAAGATGCATTTCAAAATATCCCTCATTAACGTCGGGGTGGCAGAGGGTACTACATATTCTGCGGGAAGCAGGAAAATCCGGGGAAACAGGTTCGATTCGGCTGTCATCGGTTGCCATTTTCGGATACAGCCGGTCATTTGCCCGGATGGCCGGCTCGGTGATGTGGTCCAATAAGAAGTCAGAATCTGGGTGGGGTCTAGCTGAGGAATTTTTTTCTCATCGGCTGACTGCTGAGTCAGGAGCCCTGATTTGGTTTGTTTTGAAACGTTCCAAACGTACTCGTACCATGGCAACTGCATTGAAAATGTCGGTCAGGGCTTTTCATGTAGAATATTCGAGGCTTAATGCACTGACTGAAGAGTACCCCGTGTGGCCTGACGATGAATGAGTGATTTCTTTCGTGACCGGGGTTGTTACTAAAAGTATGCAATGATGATCTGCCAGGGCTATGAGCACCCTGCCGAGAGGCCAGATCTACCAGCCAAGAGCGGCTGTAGTCAGGAGGCATTTTCAATAATTACTTGTAAAATAACAGACAGTTGGCATTATGAGATGCCCAAGAAGACAAACATGCTGGGCAAAAGGAACAGCCCAGGACCGAGAATGAGTACCGTGACAAAATAAAAAGTCCTCGGTAAGGACTAGTGAGGCAGCGGATGGAGCCTACCGAACACGTCGCCAGCCCTGACACATAGTAACCCAAAGCAGCGTGGTCAACGTGCTGCCGACGGGCGATGATGCAATGGTACAGCAATCTTCCCCTGTATTCCATAAAAGTTCCATGGCATCACTTTGTACTATTTGCATTATCCCTGCCAAGGGACTTGGCTCGCAACACATGTTCATTATTCTCTCATCATCCCATTCAGGGATAGTACACAGTAGCATGGCTGAATTACAGGTAATTATGAACTCAACGCGTGACCAGTGAAGCGTGGTTTCCATTACCCCCAGGAAATTGCTGGTCTTACCCATTCTGGGACTCATGGCCCCCTAACGCCCCCTGATTGGCCCTCACGGGGTTTCTGTTACGTAGCGCCACCACGCCCATTGGCGCTTGTTTGTCAGATGATCCGGGGGCGGCTGTCTGCGGTAACCAATTACAACGGTCAGTGATCACGCCGTATTCAGTAACGCGCGCCAAGTGGGTTCTTGGCAAGGCAAAATTatgaaaataaaaaagaaaaaaaaaagcgcaGTCCCACAGGGGCCCACCTAGTACCCCATATGGTAGCGACCAATCATGCGTCACAGGACGGTACCTGGCAATGAATCTTTGGTTTGTATAAAACCCTGAGGGGGCCCGCCTGTTGTCTGGGTCTGATTCACAGTGCAAACATCTTCAAATCTATCAGATTTCTCTATCGTGTCCCTGTTGACCACCTTCGTTATCACTACTACTCCCACGCTACCAACGGGACACCatacctgaccttcttcaatACCTCCCACCTATACACCACCACAACATTCGGATGGCTTGGAACTGCATACAGCAAATAGAACAGAGCTTTCAGTTCAATAATAATAGTCATCATAGACATCGTTCATAATGCCTGCCTCCACGAATTACCACGTCATTGAACCTCATCCCTCCGTCCCTCATACCTCCCGGCCGGCCATCCATACAGCTCGCGGCGGTGCTGGCAATGTCATCAGCCTGAAGAACACAAAGACCACCGATTCCCGTAATGCCTCCGGTCCGCCTTCTCTGACTCGCCTGGACTCTCGTGTCCCTCGCACCTTCAAGTCCGGTCGTGGCGGTGCTGGAAACGTCCACAGCAGTAGTGAGCGTGCTATGTTCAGCTTCGACGAGGAATTGGAACGCGAATTGCGTCGTGTGGCTCCTGTCTACCATGTTGGTCGTGGCGGCGCCGGTAACATGATCCACAATGATACTTCCGGCTCGTCGTCCCTCAGTCGCATGTTCTCCGGCAGCAGCTCgggcaccagcagcagctccCTCTCGATGGGTGATCAAGTTCGCGACAAGGCCATCCATGGTCTGCAAAAGGGCTGGGGCAAGTTGAGAGGTGTGGCTTAAGGCCTTCCATCTTTGCGCCATTGTGTCTTTCGACGGGTGCCCAACTCGACCTTCAACTGTTACGAGTTTACGACCAAAAAAGTTCTTcgatttctcttctttcaacCTTCCCTTCGAATAGCCTACAGGCCCTTTAATCTCCATTCCTTCTTCGATACCACTCCTACAAACAGCAACGGGCACGATCACCACTCGAAATCACTACTCTTTTGAACACCCCACGCAGGGGATACTTTGCTCCTCGCAACCCGTCTGTTTACCAGCGTGTCGATTTGATTGATACCCCTTTGGTTGATCAGTGCGCACCTCGCATTGATTACTTcatttccttctcttctcatTCCCTTTGTtctatttctttcttctcgaCTACCCCTTTTGTCTATCCTTCTAGGCTTGGTTCAGGAGGTTTTTGAAACTTGCATTGGCAATTTTGCATGTTTATTTTGTTGCATCATATCCCACCCATCCCTTTTATGGGTCGGGTGCTATCTTTGGTTTTGGCTTTAGCTTAGTTACCATTCTACCGTCACAATATCACTACTAGCTACTACTATCTAGCTAGTAAGCAAATGCGCATTGTACTTGCCGTCTCTTCCACGCTATTCTATTCTCCGTACTACCACATAAGCCTAAGCTCTCGTGGTGTTGAACAGTGTAACCAAAACCATGAGGTGCTAAGCAATGGCACATGAATCATACTCTGTGCTCCTTTTCCGTGAATCGTTGCATTTGCTTAGCCTTCATGTGAAGCTTATTATCCCGTTTTCTCTTGGCGTAGATATTACCTACTCCCATCCAGGTAGTTAATCCCCGAGTAAACACACGTGTTGTGCGTGTGTTCGTAGAGCAAGGACTTATCCCACTTTTTCAGCCTCGAATAAGCATCCATCATCGTGACCCCACGGCTGATGTGCTGTAGATGAATGGAGGTGATTCAGAACCTAACCCAACATTGCAAAACTTCGAGTCATGTCGGTTGCTCTAGTGGCGTGCAGGTCAATCAGGGCCAACGTCTACGTATTGGCTACGAGGCATTGGATTGCAAGCTAGAAATCCCATTCTAATTGTTTGTTCGTATGTACACTCGTGTCAAACTAACCAAATACTGCCAAATAAGTACAGTTTATATGTAGGAAACTGCATATGTTGAACCTACGCCATTGCTATACATATCCGCGTTGGCAACACGTTTGACATAAAACAtgaaacaaaaagaaagctCGCGATAATACATCGATTCAAGAAACTCAACTCGCATAGACTGAAGAAATTAACTCTCATGGGTATCAAAAGCCGCTGCTCATATTCCAGAAAAAAGACCCAGATAGCGGTGTCATGGATTGCTCGACATCTCGCTGGTCAGAGTTCAGCGCCAGTGTTGTAAATGGTAATGTAGacggaaggagaagagaggaatTTGGGAGACGTTAGACCATCATTCGTGTCTTTTCACCTTTTTTCGTggtttttccttcttctgaCACCAGGACGTAAAGCGTTCTTAGACGAATTTCCGGTGGATGATTTCTGGGTCTTCGTGCCATTCGTCTGCGCTAACCCACATCTGTTTCTTATTAGCAGGGACATACAGAACCATAGAGCGTCTCGACTCACCTTTCTGAAAGTGCTCAACCCGGCAAGaataccaccaccaatcCATGTAGTATATTTCCGTTCTGCAGGCGCAGAAATCCGAATCTTCATGTCCTCCACGGCCAATCTCTTGATCTCGCGCATCAACCGGTCAGGGAAGTTCTTGCAGAGGGTTGAACCGCCGGAGAGAACGATGTTGAGGTATAGCGATTTCCGCAGGTCGAGGTCTGTCCGGATAATGGCGTCTTGAACGATCTGGTGGACACCGGGATATTCGAGACCGATGAGTTCGGGATCGAAGAGGATTTCGGGGGCACGGTAACGTTCTTGTCCGACCTGTTGACATGCTTTAGAAAGTGTTGGCAATGGAGGCGGAAAAGGTGAAACGTACCTTAATCTTGTATCCATCAGGCAATGCATAATCCACCGACTTCGCCTCCGACTTGTGATAACTATTCATCCAGTCCTTCTCCTCCCGCTTCGGATCCAACGAAACATAGCACACCTTCTCCTTGATCATCCGCACCACCTCCTTCTCGGCACTGGTATGAAGAACGTGTCCATTTTTCCTCAGCAGCAACTGCAACTGCTCCGTAACATCCCGCCCAGCGACATCAATCCGCCGTATACTATTCGGTATTGCGAATCCCTCGAACACCGGCACCGCATGAGACACACCATCCCCCGAATCCAGCACCACACCTGTCGTCCGTCCAGACGCGTACAGCGACAACACTGCCTGGATAGAAGTATACAGCGCGGGCACATTAAACGTCTCGAACATGATCTGTGCTGCAGCGTCACGGTTCTTGCGCGGGTTCAGCGGCGGCTCCGTGAGCAGCACGGGGTGTTCTTCGGGGAGGGTTTTGAGTTCATTCTCGTAGACGTAGTGCCAGATTTTCTCCATGTCATCCCAGTCCGTGACAATGCCGTGCTCGAGGGGATACCTGATCTTCAGCAGGCCGCGCAGTTCTTGCGCGCGGTCTCCGATAAACACGTCCCCCTCCAGACCGCCGGCCATGACCCGGGGGTGCTTTGGGCGACCGACGAAGGATGGGAAGTAGC from Aspergillus chevalieri M1 DNA, chromosome 1, nearly complete sequence includes the following:
- the RO4 gene encoding actin-related protein ArpA (COG:Z;~EggNog:ENOG410PHDF;~InterPro:IPR020902,IPR004000,IPR043129;~PFAM:PF00022), with product MAEATLHNAPIVIDNGSGTIRAGFAGEEVPSCYFPSFVGRPKHPRVMAGGLEGDVFIGDRAQELRGLLKIRYPLEHGIVTDWDDMEKIWHYVYENELKTLPEEHPVLLTEPPLNPRKNRDAAAQIMFETFNVPALYTSIQAVLSLYASGRTTGVVLDSGDGVSHAVPVFEGFAIPNSIRRIDVAGRDVTEQLQLLLRKNGHVLHTSAEKEVVRMIKEKVCYVSLDPKREEKDWMNSYHKSEAKSVDYALPDGYKIKVGQERYRAPEILFDPELIGLEYPGVHQIVQDAIIRTDLDLRKSLYLNIVLSGGSTLCKNFPDRLMREIKRLAVEDMKIRISAPAERKYTTWIGGGILAGLSTFRKMWVSADEWHEDPEIIHRKFV
- a CDS encoding DUF3602 domain-containing protein (COG:S;~EggNog:ENOG410PRUK;~InterPro:IPR022024;~PFAM:PF12223) — encoded protein: MPASTNYHVIEPHPSVPHTSRPAIHTARGGAGNVISLKNTKTTDSRNASGPPSLTRLDSRVPRTFKSGRGGAGNVHSSSERAMFSFDEELERELRRVAPVYHVGRGGAGNMIHNDTSGSSSLSRMFSGSSSGTSSSSLSMGDQVRDKAIHGLQKGWGKLRGVA